A single Ketogulonicigenium vulgare WSH-001 DNA region contains:
- a CDS encoding DNA-3-methyladenine glycosylase, whose translation MSLPDFPPFDPSLDICTLAKLLLGATMTVRGVVGGVIIETEAYGATDPASHSFRGPTLRNGAMFGPAGYAYVYLSYGIQVCLNVVGRPGEAVLIRALQPQWGLDHMRARRPAGPLCAGPGRLTQALDVQLSDNGRPFDGTDLALTFDDRSNKDILCGPRIGITRAKDMPWRFGLAGEPGLSRKF comes from the coding sequence ATGTCTTTGCCCGACTTTCCACCGTTTGACCCCTCTTTGGATATATGCACGCTTGCAAAGCTGTTGCTGGGCGCGACCATGACCGTACGCGGGGTCGTCGGGGGTGTGATCATCGAGACCGAAGCCTATGGTGCAACCGACCCCGCGTCGCATAGCTTTCGCGGGCCAACCCTGCGTAATGGCGCGATGTTCGGGCCAGCGGGGTACGCTTATGTATACCTCTCTTATGGAATCCAAGTCTGTTTGAATGTGGTTGGCCGACCCGGTGAAGCGGTCCTTATCCGCGCCCTGCAGCCGCAATGGGGGCTTGATCACATGCGTGCACGGCGCCCGGCAGGCCCGCTTTGCGCAGGACCGGGGCGACTGACCCAGGCGTTGGATGTCCAGCTCTCAGATAATGGCCGCCCCTTCGATGGCACCGATCTGGCGCTGACATTTGATGACAGATCGAACAAAGACATTCTTTGCGGCCCGCGCATTGGCATCACGCGGGCCAAAGATATGCCGTGGCGTTTTGGATTGGCTGGAGAGCCGGGGCTTAGTCGAAAGTTCTAG
- a CDS encoding DUF421 domain-containing protein, which translates to MQDVIPFDLHRMFLGDAPPLYFAEIVLRIVIIWTWTMLLLRWIGGRSISQLSLVEFLLVIALGSAVGDSLFLPDVPILHAFLVILVVVLIDKGIDLLIRRYDIVKRAIDGEPLEVVKDGKILTTNLTRHTISAPELMELLRLRGVENLGAVRRAYLEPSGQVSVFKSDQMRAGLPLVPPVEQQSKRRHPFANCCCANCGSVEVRVQDARSVCADCGQSLWAAKVMSGTGTGTGNNSHDTPLDQRSHDRTAG; encoded by the coding sequence ATGCAAGATGTGATCCCGTTTGATTTACATCGTATGTTTCTAGGCGACGCACCACCGCTTTATTTCGCCGAAATTGTCTTGCGGATTGTGATAATCTGGACATGGACGATGCTTCTTTTGCGCTGGATCGGCGGGCGCAGCATTTCACAGCTCTCACTGGTCGAATTCCTCCTTGTGATTGCGCTTGGCTCGGCCGTCGGCGACTCGCTCTTTCTTCCGGACGTGCCGATTTTACATGCCTTCCTGGTAATCTTGGTTGTTGTTCTTATCGACAAGGGTATTGATCTGCTCATCAGACGCTATGACATCGTGAAGAGGGCGATCGACGGAGAACCGCTTGAAGTCGTCAAGGATGGCAAAATACTGACAACCAACCTGACCCGCCATACCATCAGCGCTCCAGAGCTGATGGAACTTCTAAGGTTAAGGGGCGTAGAAAATCTTGGCGCGGTCCGGCGCGCCTATCTTGAGCCCTCCGGACAGGTTTCGGTATTCAAATCCGACCAGATGCGCGCGGGACTTCCTCTTGTGCCGCCGGTCGAACAGCAGTCAAAGCGACGACATCCCTTTGCAAACTGCTGTTGTGCGAACTGTGGCAGTGTAGAGGTGCGTGTTCAGGATGCCAGAAGCGTTTGTGCGGACTGCGGACAATCCCTTTGGGCAGCGAAAGTCATGTCCGGCACCGGCACCGGCACCGGGAACAATAGCCACGATACGCCGTTGGATCAGAGAAGCCACGACAGGACAGCGGGATGA